From the Lathyrus oleraceus cultivar Zhongwan6 chromosome 4, CAAS_Psat_ZW6_1.0, whole genome shotgun sequence genome, one window contains:
- the LOC127073677 gene encoding protein CHAPERONE-LIKE PROTEIN OF POR1, chloroplastic: MVSLSLSSPNFATAFLAKKLPLREITRKPTTNSDVSFRTRCAVDTPYGGNVPKFPRVSVWDPFRRLGVSRDASEEEIWGSRNFLLQQYAGHERSVESIEAAFEKILMASFIQRRKTKINLKSKLKKKVEESPPWIKNVLNIVEFPPTEIILRRLFLFAFMGGWSIMNSAETGPAFQVAISLAACIYFLNEKTKSLARAFIIGFGALVAGWVSGSLLVPNIPTILLRPTWTLELLTSLVVYFFLFVGCTFFK; the protein is encoded by the exons CTTTCACTTTCATCTCCCAATTTCGCCACCGCTTTCCTCGCCAAGAAACT GCCCCTCCGGGAAATTACGCGGAAACCAACAACAAATTCTGATGTTTCGTTTCGTACTAGATGCGCGGTGGACACGCCTTATGGAG GTAATGTCCCAAAATTCCCCCGAGTCAGTGTTTGGGATCCCTTTCGACGCCTTGGGGTAAGCCGTGATGCTTCTGAAGAAGAGATTTGGGGGTCAAGAAATTTTCTGTTGCAACAATATGCTGGACATGAGAGGAGTGTAGAATCAATAGAAGCTGCTTTTGAAAAAATATTGATGGCTAGTTTCATACAGAGAAGGaaaacaaaaattaatttgaaaagCAAGTTGAAGAAGAAAGTAGAGGAGTCCCCACCATGGATTAAGAACGTGCTAAACATTGTTGAATTTCCACCAACTGAAATTATCCTCAGAAGATTATTTCTCTTTGCCTTCATGGGTGGCTGGAGCATTATGAATTCTGCTGAAACTGGACCTGCTTTTCAG GTGGCAATCTCTTTGGCTGCTTGCATATACTTCCTTAACGAAAAGACCAAGAGTCTGGCTAGAGCATTCATTATTGG GTTTGGAGCTCTTGTAGCTGGATGGGTCTCTGGCTCATTGCTGGTACCCAATATTCCAACAATTTTGTTACGCCCAACTTGGACCCTTGAACTCTTAACATCGTTAGTAGTTTATTTTTTCTTGTTTGTTGGTTGTACTTTTTTCAAGTGA
- the LOC127135244 gene encoding tetraspanin-11, with product MFRFRISNTVVGALNILSLLLGLAAIASSAYIHIRGGSDCQKVLQYPLLIGGIFVVIVSGLGIAGSLFGINTALYSYLLVTFLVVVGLAFFTVFAVFVTNRGVGKQISGKGYGEYKVADFSHWLQRYVVNEDNWDEFKSCLMDAHVCQNLAFNGGRNNDSLIFKHLSTTQAGCCKPPVYCGFTMKNATFWEVPKSGLASNNSDCATWNNRPDKLCYECNACKGGVLANIRNQWRHLTVFNAFVLVLVTLIYAMGCYAIRNNRMDSRIEHP from the exons ATGTTCCGTTTCCGCATAAGCAACACCGTAGTCGGTGCTCTCAACATCCTCTCATTACTCCTCGGCCTTGCCGCTATCGCTTCCTCCGCCTACATCCACATCCGTGGCGGTTCCGACTGTCAAAAGGTGCTTCAGTACCCACTCCTAATCGGCGGTATATTCGTGGTCATCGTGTCCGGACTCGGAATCGCAGGATCGCTGTTCGGAATCAACACGGCACTCTACAGTTACCTTCTGGTGACATTCTTGGTTGTGGTTGGACTCGCTTTCTTCACCGTGTTTGCTGTGTTTGTCACCAATAGAGGAGTGGGAAAACAGATATCTGGTAAAGGATATGGTGAGTATAAAGTCGCGGATTTCTCTCACTGGTTGCAACGATATGTTGTGAATGAAGACAATTGGGATGAATTCAAAAGCTGTTTGATGGATGCTCATGTTTGCCAGAATCTCGCCTTTAATGGTGGTAGGAATAACGACTCTCTCATCTTCAAACACTTGTCCACAACCCAG GCCGGGTGCTGTAAGCCACCGGTGTACTGTGGATTTACGATGAAGAATGCTACGTTTTGGGAAGTTCCGAAGTCGGGTTTGGCTTCGAATAACTCTGATTGTGCGACATGGAATAATAGACCAGACAAACTGTGTTATGAATGCAATGCATGCAAAGGAGGAGTGTTGGCTAATATAAGGAACCAGTGGAGACATTTAACTGTGTTTAATGCTTTTGTGCTTGTACTTGTTACTCTCATTTACGCCATGGGATGCTATGCCATCAGGAACAACCGAATGGATTCGCGCATCGAACATCCTTAA